The Rosa rugosa chromosome 3, drRosRugo1.1, whole genome shotgun sequence sequence TACATACAATAATCTCTTGGTATGGccacaaaaaagaaagagatgtGAAGAACTGTGCACTGTAAAAACCAGAAAAAAGGATGATTCTCAAGTACACCGCAGGGGTTAACCTGATTACACACTTGTAATTAATGTAGTCTCACTTTAGACTTTCATAATCCAAACCTTTCATGTTTAAAAGCATATTGTAAAGATTGTCTCTCCAAAAGACCTTTGAAAATCAAGAAATTTAACCTACTGAAAGCAACGAAAATTAGAAACAGAGATTGAAAAAAAGTACCTCAGTCCACATCTCCTTGACATTTTCCAGAACCATGTTGCAATGCCGATCAAATGCTCTCATAGTGCCAAAAAGCTTTCTATTGTTGCGGCAATTGATGAGGACCTACTTGCACAATGGGAACCAATTTCAATCACAATACTTTGCCTAGATATGTAAAGCCTGAATGGACAGAAAATTATGAGAAAGCATTACCTGTGTATGATTCTTGACACTCATCATAAGAATCGAGAGTGGTCCAGTACTGAACTCCTCTTCTTCATTCCTGACACCCTGCAGCAGTCGAAGAATGAATAAGCAGCACAGCTCAATCATCAAAACAGGTGTACAAAGTTGGGGGTTTAAAATATAAAAGTAGTCAGGTGAGAGTGAGAccatgtatttttctttttttcttttttgagaacaGTTCATGTAACATAATAGAAGATTAGTACAAATGGTTACAATTAGCTGGTTACATTTACAGGAAGAATGTTGTGACTTGTTCGAGGCCATAATCAACATAATTAGAATTTGATAACCTTGGAGAATCACTTGATATTATTATTGCCAACCTTCAATGCAATTTGTGCCATATTTAGATATTGGACGCCCTTGCTCTGCAAATtggcttcttttttctttcatgaATGAAAAGTTCTTCAAGTAATGAAGCTTAGGAAAAGAATAGAAGAGAAATCATACCATTTACAGTACTTATGACTGGGAAACTCCTTGAGGCCAAGTTAAAACCCTACATGGATGTAAGGACACATGAAGCCAATGAGATTCTTTAAttggaaaaacaaaagaatagaaATGTAAGCCATAATCAGTTTAAGAATCAGAATTACATTTGTGACGGACAAAGTTTGCATACCAATCAATGGACATCACATAATTTAGGTTTTCTTCAGTTCAAACCAAACTCATGCTTAAGTGACCAGAGTTCTTAAAATTCTATTTGACAAGAAATTCATATGATCCCAAAATGCAAGGCTCTACACCTCTATGCCATCATTAACACACAAGGTGCACACGTACTTAGAAATTTTGTCCAGTAACACAATCAATGATAAACTAAGTGTACTAGAAACTATACCAAATTAATTAACAACATATACACCAGGTCCCAACTCATAGTTTTCATATATACCACAAACAAACTTATAATTATCCCATTGGCTTAATGCCTTAACCGTTAACTACGCAAAATAACATGAACTTGTGATAATGACTCTGACAAATTCATTCCTTAGC is a genomic window containing:
- the LOC133738736 gene encoding uncharacterized protein LOC133738736 isoform X2 is translated as MGVRNEEEEFSTGPLSILMMSVKNHTQVLINCRNNRKLFGTMRAFDRHCNMVLENVKEMWTEWFFLQLSMVQYQRNGLQACSDFTNNHLGRSCKLYSFLLSCKAHET
- the LOC133738736 gene encoding uncharacterized protein LOC133738736 isoform X1, which translates into the protein MLIMASNKSQHSSCKCNQLIVTICTNLLLCYMNCSQKRKKEKYMVSLSPDYFYILNPQLCTPVLMIELCCLFILRLLQGVRNEEEEFSTGPLSILMMSVKNHTQVLINCRNNRKLFGTMRAFDRHCNMVLENVKEMWTEWFFLQLSMVQYQRNGLQACSDFTNNHLGRSCKLYSFLLSCKAHET